A part of Rhodohalobacter barkolensis genomic DNA contains:
- a CDS encoding TetR/AcrR family transcriptional regulator yields the protein MIKELSRKEREKLMRREAIIDAAEYLFDTHGFDSATMEEIAEKAELGKGTLYLHFKSKVSIYLAICERGSNMLNQEMGKVLTQDLNGLQMVEKIGQVYLNFIRENPLYFNAFNYYESILDQEKYSDNPMIEKCEDNAREAMTFIVRALQVGMQDGSIKDSIDPKELGIIIWGASKGVMHMAFMKQKQQHHKFLDDVEVSFESLIENFITLIGSGIKN from the coding sequence ATGATAAAAGAATTATCCCGAAAAGAACGTGAAAAGTTAATGCGGCGCGAAGCAATCATTGATGCTGCCGAATATCTTTTCGATACCCATGGATTTGACAGTGCTACCATGGAAGAAATTGCCGAGAAGGCAGAGCTTGGAAAGGGTACATTATACCTTCATTTTAAAAGCAAGGTATCTATTTATCTGGCTATTTGTGAACGTGGTTCAAACATGCTCAATCAGGAAATGGGTAAAGTTTTAACTCAGGACCTGAACGGATTGCAAATGGTTGAAAAAATTGGGCAGGTGTATCTGAACTTTATCCGGGAGAATCCGCTTTATTTTAATGCCTTCAATTACTACGAGAGTATTTTGGATCAGGAAAAGTACTCTGATAATCCTATGATTGAAAAGTGTGAGGATAATGCAAGAGAAGCCATGACTTTTATTGTCAGAGCTCTTCAGGTAGGGATGCAGGATGGGTCTATAAAAGATTCAATCGATCCGAAAGAGTTAGGGATTATTATATGGGGAGCTTCGAAGGGAGTGATGCATATGGCGTTTATGAAACAGAAGCAGCAGCACCATAAATTTTTGGATGATGTAGAGGTTAGTTTCGAATCATTAATAGAGAATTTTATCACGCTAATCGGAAGTGGAATAAAAAATTGA
- a CDS encoding D-glycero-alpha-D-manno-heptose-1,7-bisphosphate 7-phosphatase: MKAFFLDRDGTLNVDYNFVHKPKEWTWCKDALKAIRWMNENKFKIIVVTNQSGIARGRYSLDDVIQLHKWVDQQLEKKGLHIDDWYVAPHHPKFDEKPHDFDPNDRKPGTGMFLKAINKYGIDPKQSFMAGDKITDLKPAVELGIKPFFIRSRHEPNQNKKWLKQYNIEMFDTLFEAIKTV; the protein is encoded by the coding sequence ATGAAAGCTTTTTTCCTGGATCGGGACGGCACACTGAATGTCGATTACAATTTTGTTCATAAGCCCAAAGAGTGGACATGGTGTAAAGACGCTCTGAAAGCCATTCGATGGATGAATGAAAACAAGTTCAAAATCATCGTTGTGACCAATCAATCGGGAATAGCCAGAGGACGATATTCTCTCGATGATGTTATTCAACTCCACAAATGGGTAGATCAACAACTTGAGAAGAAAGGACTCCATATTGATGATTGGTATGTTGCACCCCATCACCCCAAGTTTGATGAAAAACCTCATGATTTTGATCCTAACGATCGAAAACCCGGCACCGGCATGTTTCTTAAAGCGATCAATAAGTACGGAATAGACCCAAAACAGTCTTTCATGGCAGGTGATAAAATTACTGACCTGAAACCTGCTGTGGAGCTCGGTATTAAACCGTTTTTTATCCGATCAAGACACGAGCCCAATCAGAACAAAAAATGGCTAAAACAGTACAATATTGAAATGTTTGATACTCTTTTTGAAGCTATCAAAACCGTTTAG
- a CDS encoding TolC family protein, which produces MKIFKLKILGAAILWGLTGLAYHADAQDVSELTSGEEVTITLDEAIQIALVNNHLLRKGLLDLDRAEAQIREAWGSVYPQINASGSYTRNLRTPNPFAGSDAGGLFESFGAVDWLAFNESARTDGDPNTNPISFDEYLDRQRQGYEDAGIAPPGSDGSNPFAVENQFEFGLSVTQAVYNGAAFSAIKAAKQFRELNQDQVQADRQQVVNEVKNSFYSALLAKEQVEVLRSSVERLRVTVEETRRSVEAGVLSRYDRVSAEVELVNLETNLIEAENQAELAAKNLALQLGIPTQNEINLRGALEYDESMQPEVADKDVAYEIAMQQRPDISQTENLLELRAIEGEVTKSRYFPTVNAFANFAYIGSVPSNRTLISPVEGQEFTFTTSDRGFFDDSYWNEAVSVGLRMNWSIFNGFQTRMQVQQNKIDIKKAEIDREFQQNAVYLEIDQTMKNLETSLRRIRSQERNLEQAELNYEFSLRRLQEGAGTALQERQASSLLDQSKLNYLSAVYDYLIALSQYEKSIGKPVLDAE; this is translated from the coding sequence ATGAAGATATTTAAACTAAAGATTTTGGGGGCAGCCATTCTTTGGGGATTAACCGGTTTGGCATATCATGCTGATGCGCAGGATGTATCGGAGCTAACATCGGGTGAAGAAGTTACGATCACACTGGATGAAGCGATACAAATTGCACTGGTAAATAATCACCTTTTGAGAAAAGGTCTGTTGGATTTGGACCGGGCTGAAGCACAAATTCGAGAGGCATGGGGTTCAGTGTATCCTCAAATAAATGCTTCCGGGAGTTATACCAGAAACCTTAGAACTCCAAACCCTTTTGCCGGATCTGATGCGGGAGGATTATTTGAATCGTTCGGGGCAGTGGATTGGCTGGCATTTAATGAGAGTGCCAGAACGGATGGCGATCCCAATACAAATCCTATCTCTTTTGATGAGTATCTGGACCGGCAGCGGCAGGGTTACGAAGATGCGGGTATTGCCCCGCCGGGTTCGGATGGAAGCAATCCATTTGCAGTAGAAAATCAGTTTGAATTTGGTCTCTCGGTCACTCAGGCGGTATATAACGGTGCCGCATTTTCTGCAATTAAAGCAGCTAAGCAATTCAGAGAGCTGAATCAGGACCAGGTTCAAGCCGACAGACAGCAGGTAGTAAACGAGGTGAAAAACTCCTTCTACTCTGCCCTGCTTGCCAAGGAGCAGGTTGAAGTTCTTCGCTCAAGTGTAGAAAGGCTGCGGGTTACAGTAGAGGAAACCAGGCGATCTGTTGAAGCGGGAGTTTTATCAAGATACGATCGAGTAAGTGCGGAAGTTGAATTGGTGAACCTGGAAACCAATCTGATTGAAGCTGAAAATCAGGCGGAATTGGCTGCAAAGAATCTGGCACTCCAGCTGGGAATACCTACACAGAATGAGATTAATCTGAGAGGAGCGCTGGAGTATGATGAGTCTATGCAGCCTGAAGTTGCGGACAAGGATGTCGCATATGAAATCGCAATGCAGCAGCGTCCGGATATCAGTCAGACAGAAAACCTGCTGGAACTGAGAGCAATAGAAGGTGAGGTTACAAAATCGAGATACTTCCCAACAGTAAATGCATTCGCGAACTTTGCATATATCGGCTCTGTGCCATCTAACCGAACCTTGATCTCTCCGGTTGAGGGTCAGGAGTTTACGTTTACAACTTCAGACAGAGGGTTTTTTGATGATTCCTATTGGAATGAAGCTGTTTCAGTAGGCTTGAGGATGAATTGGTCGATCTTTAACGGGTTCCAGACTCGAATGCAGGTTCAGCAAAATAAGATTGATATCAAAAAGGCTGAAATTGATCGCGAATTTCAACAGAATGCAGTTTATCTGGAAATCGATCAAACCATGAAGAATCTTGAAACGTCGTTGAGAAGAATCAGAAGCCAGGAGCGAAATTTGGAGCAGGCAGAACTGAACTATGAATTTTCACTTCGAAGATTACAGGAAGGGGCCGGTACGGCATTGCAGGAACGACAGGCTTCATCTCTTTTAGACCAAAGTAAACTTAACTATCTCTCAGCTGTGTACGATTATTTGATCGCACTCAGTCAATACGAAAAATCTATCGGTAAACCGGTATTAGACGCTGAATAA
- the pyrR gene encoding bifunctional pyr operon transcriptional regulator/uracil phosphoribosyltransferase PyrR, whose protein sequence is MTNFENKNPIEVTFLEQAKIMTEEDVKRTYLRFAHQFLEPYEDPAHPAIIGMQTRGVYMGKRIMQIIQNETGAKPDFGVLDVTFYRDDFRSKLKMPEVKVTEIPFDLYNRDVILVDDVLYTGRTVRSAMDALMAYGRPRSIRFCCMVDRGHRELPVSADYVGMTVPTHADEEVRVKVNELDGEDAVYVVMGGGDE, encoded by the coding sequence TTGACTAATTTTGAAAACAAAAATCCCATTGAGGTAACTTTTTTGGAACAAGCAAAGATTATGACGGAAGAGGATGTGAAGCGTACCTATTTGCGCTTTGCTCACCAGTTCCTTGAACCGTACGAAGACCCCGCTCATCCAGCAATAATTGGCATGCAAACCCGAGGAGTTTATATGGGGAAGCGAATTATGCAGATCATACAAAATGAAACAGGTGCCAAACCGGATTTTGGTGTGCTCGATGTTACATTTTATAGAGATGATTTCCGGTCGAAATTGAAAATGCCTGAAGTGAAAGTGACGGAAATTCCTTTTGATCTCTATAATCGGGATGTCATTTTAGTGGACGATGTGCTCTATACCGGGCGAACGGTGAGGTCGGCAATGGATGCGCTGATGGCTTACGGTCGTCCCAGAAGTATCCGGTTTTGTTGTATGGTAGATCGCGGGCACAGAGAGCTGCCGGTTTCTGCTGATTACGTGGGGATGACGGTCCCAACTCATGCTGATGAAGAAGTGCGGGTAAAAGTAAATGAACTTGATGGTGAAGATGCTGTGTACGTGGTAATGGGAGGTGGTGATGAGTAA
- a CDS encoding RimK family protein has product MKQLIIVDNPKSWDFDIPGVDVVPAKKYLMDEMYSKLRRAKVYNLCKSYRYQSTGYYVSLLAAARGHTPIPNILTIQDFKSQTILRFVSEELQKLIQKSFLSIQSESFTLSIYFGKNLAKRYDKLASRLFNQFQAPFLRAEFFKKDGEWNLRTIHPISTSDIPEGHRDFVIAVAQEYFKKRNRTAEKKQYVYDLAILVNPEEEFPPSDARAIQRFTKSAESMGFYTEIITREDYSRLNEFDALFIRETTGVNHHTYRFARRAMAEGLVVIDDPESILKCTNKVYLAELLTRHQIPAPETLIISSENAQTAAKKLGFPCILKQPDSSFSQGVVKADDQENYDRLTKKLFKRSDLLIVQSFIPTDFDWRIGVLNNKPIYACRYHMARKHWQIYKRTGDGKTHAGNSDTIPIQEVPKSVLKIALKAASLIGNGLYGVDIKEKDGQVFVIEINDNPSIDSGFEDVLLKEQLYDIIIGDILRRIEENKGVRAK; this is encoded by the coding sequence ATGAAACAACTTATCATCGTTGACAACCCGAAAAGCTGGGATTTTGATATTCCGGGTGTAGATGTTGTGCCCGCAAAAAAGTACCTGATGGATGAGATGTACAGCAAACTCAGGCGTGCAAAAGTTTACAATCTATGCAAAAGTTACAGGTACCAGTCCACCGGCTACTATGTTTCACTTTTGGCAGCTGCCAGGGGTCATACTCCCATACCCAATATTTTAACCATTCAGGACTTTAAATCTCAAACCATTCTACGGTTTGTATCCGAAGAGCTGCAGAAGTTGATTCAGAAGAGTTTCTTAAGCATTCAATCAGAATCGTTTACCTTGAGCATCTACTTTGGTAAAAATCTTGCCAAACGATATGATAAATTGGCATCACGGCTTTTTAATCAATTCCAGGCTCCATTTCTTCGGGCAGAATTTTTTAAAAAAGATGGGGAGTGGAACCTGCGAACCATTCATCCGATTTCTACCAGTGACATCCCTGAAGGGCATCGGGATTTTGTAATTGCTGTAGCTCAGGAGTATTTCAAAAAACGGAATAGAACCGCCGAGAAAAAGCAATATGTCTACGATTTGGCCATTTTAGTGAATCCTGAGGAAGAATTTCCTCCATCCGATGCCAGGGCGATCCAACGATTTACGAAAAGCGCTGAGTCGATGGGGTTTTACACCGAAATCATCACACGTGAAGATTACTCACGGCTCAATGAGTTTGATGCACTTTTTATCAGAGAAACAACCGGTGTAAACCACCACACATACAGATTCGCCCGGCGAGCAATGGCCGAAGGCCTGGTTGTCATTGATGATCCGGAGTCGATCCTGAAATGCACCAATAAAGTTTACCTTGCTGAACTGTTGACTCGACATCAAATTCCGGCACCGGAAACACTTATCATCAGCAGTGAGAATGCCCAAACTGCAGCCAAAAAGCTCGGATTTCCGTGCATTCTTAAACAGCCGGACAGCTCATTTTCGCAGGGTGTGGTTAAAGCGGATGACCAGGAAAATTACGATCGGTTGACGAAAAAGCTCTTTAAACGATCTGATCTACTGATTGTTCAGTCGTTTATTCCGACCGATTTTGATTGGCGAATCGGAGTACTAAACAATAAACCGATCTATGCCTGTCGATATCACATGGCCAGAAAACATTGGCAAATCTACAAAAGAACCGGAGATGGTAAAACTCACGCCGGAAACTCAGATACCATTCCCATTCAAGAGGTTCCGAAAAGCGTATTGAAGATTGCACTGAAAGCCGCCTCTTTGATTGGCAACGGGTTATACGGTGTAGACATAAAAGAGAAAGACGGCCAGGTTTTTGTTATTGAAATTAACGACAATCCAAGTATTGATTCAGGCTTTGAGGATGTTTTACTGAAGGAACAGCTCTACGACATCATTATCGGAGATATATTGCGCCGAATTGAGGAAAACAAAGGAGTTCGAGCAAAATGA
- a CDS encoding C39 family peptidase has protein sequence MIKIPIKKQPDETTCGPTSLHSLYEYYKDPVTLSTVIDEVLQFEEGGTVGALLGVHALLRGYNAKIYTYNLQVFDPTWFVLDKESLIVKLNEQQSIKNETKLTTVTEAYVSFLNLGGKLHFEDLRPALLRKYLKNGHPIIAGLSATYLYKSKREYGPNSDYDDLRGEPAGHFVLLSGYDPETREVQIADPISHNPLGEGMIYRMKIDTVINAILLGIITYDANLIIITPKKSPRDHETTYHR, from the coding sequence ATGATCAAGATTCCCATCAAAAAACAACCCGACGAAACCACCTGCGGGCCAACTTCGCTGCACTCTCTCTACGAATACTATAAAGATCCGGTTACGCTGAGTACGGTTATCGATGAAGTTTTGCAATTTGAAGAGGGGGGTACGGTTGGAGCATTATTAGGCGTACATGCTCTTTTGAGAGGCTATAACGCTAAAATTTACACGTACAACCTTCAGGTATTTGATCCAACGTGGTTTGTTCTCGATAAGGAAAGTCTCATTGTAAAACTCAATGAACAACAATCCATAAAAAACGAAACTAAACTCACAACTGTGACCGAGGCCTATGTAAGCTTTCTGAATTTAGGCGGGAAACTTCATTTTGAAGATCTAAGGCCTGCACTGCTGAGAAAATACCTTAAAAATGGCCACCCAATTATTGCAGGATTAAGCGCTACATATCTGTATAAATCGAAAAGAGAATATGGACCTAATTCTGATTATGATGATTTGCGCGGAGAACCCGCCGGACACTTTGTCCTATTGAGTGGTTATGATCCTGAAACACGGGAAGTTCAGATCGCCGACCCTATTAGCCACAATCCGTTGGGAGAAGGGATGATTTACAGAATGAAAATTGACACGGTAATTAATGCCATTTTACTTGGAATTATCACATACGATGCCAACCTGATTATTATCACACCGAAAAAGAGTCCGAGAGATCATGAAACAACTTATCATCGTTGA
- a CDS encoding aspartate carbamoyltransferase catalytic subunit: protein MSNMDQTDYKFKQKHLLGLADYSAEDIHYVLEQAKTFREVLDRPVPKVPTLRDKTIVNLFYENSTRTRLSFELAQKRMGADVVNFSAGTSSAKKGESLKDTIRNISSMKIDMVVSRHESPGVPHFLTRCVDAAIINAGDGAHEHPTQALLDMFTMKQIHSDLKGKKVAIIGDISHSRVVRSNIVGLKKLGAEVVVCGPKSLMPVFVETLGASISYNIDETLAWCDIAMALRIQMERITGGTDLFPSLREYHETFGIKMSHLEKYPDFMVMHPGPINRGVEMESLVADSDRAVILNQVTNGVAVRMAILYLLSGGSRMS from the coding sequence ATGAGTAACATGGATCAAACAGATTATAAGTTCAAACAGAAGCACCTGCTGGGACTGGCCGACTACAGTGCTGAGGATATTCATTATGTTTTGGAGCAGGCGAAAACATTTCGGGAAGTGTTGGATCGTCCGGTACCTAAAGTCCCTACTCTTCGAGATAAAACAATTGTGAATCTATTCTATGAGAACAGTACCCGGACGCGGCTCTCATTTGAGCTGGCCCAAAAAAGAATGGGTGCTGACGTGGTGAATTTTTCTGCAGGCACATCCAGTGCTAAAAAAGGAGAATCCCTGAAGGATACTATCCGGAATATCAGCTCAATGAAGATTGACATGGTGGTGAGCCGGCATGAAAGTCCCGGAGTGCCTCACTTTTTAACCCGTTGTGTGGATGCAGCGATCATCAACGCCGGGGATGGAGCTCATGAACATCCGACTCAGGCTCTGCTTGATATGTTCACAATGAAGCAAATCCACTCCGATTTAAAGGGCAAAAAAGTGGCAATAATTGGAGATATATCCCACAGTCGTGTAGTAAGATCCAATATTGTCGGGTTGAAAAAGCTGGGAGCTGAAGTTGTGGTTTGCGGACCAAAATCTTTAATGCCTGTTTTTGTAGAAACTTTAGGGGCAAGCATATCTTACAATATCGATGAGACACTCGCCTGGTGTGATATTGCTATGGCACTTCGAATTCAGATGGAGCGAATAACCGGTGGAACAGATCTCTTTCCGAGCCTGCGTGAGTACCATGAGACATTCGGTATAAAAATGAGTCACCTGGAGAAATACCCCGATTTTATGGTAATGCATCCCGGACCGATCAATCGCGGTGTGGAGATGGAAAGTCTGGTAGCAGATAGTGACCGGGCTGTAATCCTAAATCAGGTTACAAATGGTGTCGCCGTACGGATGGCGATCCTCTACCTGTTGAGTGGCGGAAGCCGGATGTCATGA
- a CDS encoding DMT family transporter, translated as MAQLKKNLLTDLSLLFLAIIWGLNFTVIKASLAEIDPYSFNSIRFVLAALFMWTIIAKRKSWFKIDKKDLIPLLILGLVGNLFYQWLFIIGINLTLAANAAVMLGTIPIWVAISSHLFSLEMLNRLKTIGVFLAFTGVAIIIFFGKNPISFGSDNFIGDLTIVFAAVVWALYTIFSKKHLTRYTPLQYSAMMTSIGAVSLTALAIPHFGDTEWSSVSYAAFGGAFFSGLLAIGLAYLIWNNGIKVVGAVRSSTYQNLVPVIGLVSGIVLLGESLELLQYIGAAIVIAGILITRHGGRIS; from the coding sequence ATGGCTCAGCTCAAAAAAAACCTTCTTACAGATCTCTCCTTACTCTTTCTTGCAATTATCTGGGGGCTAAACTTCACGGTTATCAAGGCCAGCCTGGCTGAAATCGACCCCTACAGCTTTAATTCCATCCGTTTTGTATTAGCCGCACTGTTTATGTGGACGATTATTGCAAAGCGAAAATCGTGGTTCAAAATTGACAAGAAAGATTTGATTCCGCTTCTGATCCTGGGTTTGGTCGGTAATCTTTTTTACCAGTGGCTTTTTATCATCGGCATTAATTTAACACTGGCCGCCAATGCAGCTGTGATGCTGGGTACCATTCCTATCTGGGTTGCCATCAGTTCACATCTGTTCTCCCTTGAAATGCTCAACCGCCTGAAGACGATTGGAGTATTTCTGGCCTTTACCGGAGTAGCTATTATCATCTTTTTTGGCAAAAACCCGATATCATTCGGTTCCGATAATTTTATTGGTGACCTGACTATTGTATTCGCCGCCGTTGTTTGGGCACTCTATACGATTTTTTCTAAAAAGCACCTCACACGATACACTCCCCTTCAATACTCGGCCATGATGACTTCCATCGGAGCTGTCTCCCTTACGGCCTTAGCCATCCCACATTTTGGTGACACAGAATGGAGTTCCGTTTCCTATGCCGCATTTGGAGGTGCCTTTTTCAGCGGACTTTTAGCCATTGGCCTAGCATACCTTATCTGGAATAATGGCATTAAAGTGGTTGGTGCCGTACGCTCATCAACCTATCAAAACCTGGTGCCTGTTATTGGCTTGGTGTCCGGTATTGTGCTTTTAGGTGAGAGCCTGGAACTCCTTCAATACATTGGTGCTGCCATCGTCATTGCAGGAATCTTAATAACCCGCCACGGCGGACGTATATCATGA
- a CDS encoding CynX/NimT family MFS transporter, which translates to MSPEQNRKILLITAIAVIAFNLRPAIGAVGPLIYEIRLDTGLSNTLLGMLTTLPVLAFGIFSILTPFFTKKMGTEGTMTLALILLTAGLLIRIYPAHTALFAGTAVLGVGIALANVLLPGIVKKSFPNRYGLVTGIYSAMLGTGAAISSGISVPLSEGLNFGWRWSLGFWAAMSFIALLIWLPQMRKNIPVIANRSFRSALKHLTTSGIALNVALFMGLQSLTFFIIVAWLPEILIERGMETARAGLMLAIVQGSGVLGTFLMPAWASRRQRQRLPVGILVGLEVISLLGLIFITDTTYTEFWASLLGISLGGCFGMALLFIVLRTKDSETANELSGMAQSAGYTLAAIGPALFGGLHDLIGNWTTPLMFLLIVSILKFWSGWISGRSEYI; encoded by the coding sequence ATGTCTCCCGAGCAAAACAGAAAAATTTTACTGATTACAGCCATTGCTGTTATTGCATTTAATCTGCGACCGGCTATTGGAGCTGTCGGTCCGCTAATTTATGAAATACGGCTGGATACCGGTCTTTCCAATACGCTTTTGGGAATGCTCACCACACTACCCGTACTGGCTTTTGGCATTTTCTCGATTCTGACTCCTTTTTTCACCAAAAAGATGGGGACAGAAGGAACCATGACCCTGGCTCTAATTCTGCTCACAGCCGGTTTACTTATCCGGATTTATCCGGCTCACACAGCTCTTTTTGCGGGTACTGCAGTTTTGGGAGTTGGAATTGCATTAGCCAATGTACTGCTGCCCGGCATTGTGAAAAAGAGTTTTCCAAATCGCTATGGATTAGTGACAGGTATCTATTCAGCTATGCTGGGAACCGGAGCGGCCATTTCATCCGGAATTAGCGTTCCACTCTCCGAAGGGCTGAACTTTGGCTGGAGATGGTCACTCGGCTTCTGGGCGGCCATGTCGTTCATTGCCCTGCTTATTTGGCTCCCACAAATGAGAAAAAATATACCGGTTATCGCCAATCGAAGTTTCAGGAGTGCTCTAAAACATCTGACAACTTCCGGTATTGCCCTGAATGTAGCCCTTTTCATGGGTTTACAATCCCTCACATTTTTCATTATTGTAGCCTGGCTCCCTGAGATTTTAATTGAACGCGGCATGGAAACTGCCCGGGCCGGCTTGATGCTCGCCATTGTTCAGGGATCGGGTGTATTAGGTACATTTTTAATGCCTGCATGGGCATCCAGGCGGCAGAGACAGCGTCTTCCGGTTGGCATCTTAGTCGGTTTAGAAGTCATCAGCCTGTTGGGCCTGATTTTCATCACCGATACAACCTACACAGAATTCTGGGCCTCATTGCTGGGTATTAGCCTTGGAGGCTGCTTTGGAATGGCCTTGCTCTTCATTGTTCTTCGTACAAAAGATTCAGAGACGGCAAATGAACTGTCGGGCATGGCACAATCTGCCGGATATACACTTGCCGCAATTGGACCTGCTCTATTCGGTGGATTGCACGATTTAATAGGCAACTGGACCACTCCGCTTATGTTTCTTCTGATTGTTTCCATTTTAAAATTTTGGTCAGGCTGGATTAGCGGCCGGTCGGAATACATTTAA